Proteins encoded in a region of the Rutidosis leptorrhynchoides isolate AG116_Rl617_1_P2 chromosome 9, CSIRO_AGI_Rlap_v1, whole genome shotgun sequence genome:
- the LOC139866009 gene encoding protein NSP-INTERACTING KINASE 1-like has product MRVQGKIVAFSFLFLWFCVCSNGLLSPKGVNFEVQALMGIKAALLDPHSVLENWDADAVDPCSWTMITCSSEGLVIGLGTPSQNLSGTLSSSIGNLTNLQIILLQNNNITGPIPEDIGKLKNLQTLDLSDNHFTNKIPSSLGHLTALQYMRLNNNSLSGLIPESVANMTQLAFVDLSFNNLSGPVPRFPSKTFNIVGNPLMCPTGSEHQCFGMTLMPISMPLNTTQSAGAQSKRKRPKTAIAVGTSLSCIVLLMFGLALIFWRRRRNRKPFFDVKDKHHEDVSLGNLRKFQFRELQIATHNFSNKYILGKGGFGQVYKGTLQDGTTVAVKRLKDGGATGGERQFQTEVEMISLAVHRNLLRLYGFCMTPTEKLLVYPYMSNGSVTSRLKAKPVLDWATRKKIALGAGRGLLYLHEQCDPKIIHRDVKAANILLDESCEAVVGDFGLAKLLNHQDSHVTTAVRGTVGHIAPEYLSTGQSSEKTDVFGFGILLLELITGQRALEFGKAANQKGAMLDWVKKIHQEKKLDVLVDKHLKNSYDIMELEELVKVALLCTQYLPGHRPKMSEVVRMLEGDGSAERWEASQGIESAGKFRTPELSSSERYSDLTDDSSLLGQAIELSGPR; this is encoded by the exons ATGAGAGTACAGGGAAAGATTGTTGCATTTTCTTTCCTGTTTTTGTGGTTTTGTGTGTGTTCAAATGGCTTGCTTTCACCAAAAGGTGTCAACTTTGAAG TTCAAGCTCTAATGGGTATAAAAGCTGCATTATTGGACCCTCATAGTGTTCTTGAAAATTGGGATGCTGATGCTGTTGATCCATGTAGTTGGACTATGATCACCTGCTCTTCTGAAGGTTTAGTCATTGGATT GGGGACACCTAGTCAAAATTTATCTGGGACACTTTCTTCAAGCATTGGCAACCTTACCAATCTTCAGATTAT ATTGTTGCAGAATAATAACATTACAGGGCCAATCCCAGAAGACATTGGTAAACTGAAGAATCTTCAAACACTTGATCTTTCTGATAATCATTTCACCAATAAAATTCCATCTTCTTTAGGTCACTTAACAGCCCTGCAATACAT GAGATTAAACAACAACAGTCTTTCTGGGCTAATACCAGAATCAGTAGCTAACATGACCCAACTTGCATTTGT AGACTTGTCCTTCAATAATTTAAGTGGCCCTGTTCCTAGATTTCCGTCCAAGACCTTCAA CATTGTCGGGAACCCTCTAATGTGCCCAACAGGATCTGAGCACCAATGCTTTGGAATGACACTTATGCCCATCTCCATGCCATTAAACACCACACAAT CTGCTGGTGCTCAATCAAAACGAAAACGTCCTAAAACTGCTATTGCTGTCGGTACTAGCCTCAGTTGCATCGTTTTGTTAATGTTTGGACTCGCGTTGATATTTTGGAGGCGAAGGCGTAATCGAAAACCTTTTTTTGATGTCAAAG ATAAGCATCACGAAGACGTTTCGCTAGGAAATTTAAGGAAGTTTCAGTTTCGAGAACTTCAAATCGCAACACACAACTTCAGCAACAAGTACATATTGGGAAAAGGAGGTTTTGGGCAGGTGTACAAAGGGACACTTCAAGATGGGACAACAGTGGCGGTCAAGCGGCTGAAAGATGGCGGTGCCACTGGCGGAGAACGACAATTTCAAACCGAAGTTGAGATGATCAGCCTAGCTGTGCACCGCAATCTCCTCAGATTATATGGATTTTGTATGACACCAACCGAAAAGCTGTTAGTATACCCTTATATGTCCAATGGCAGTGTAACTTCTCGTCTCAAAG CGAAACCAGTTTTGGATTGGGCCACACGAAAGAAGATTGCATTAGGTGCAGGAAGAGGATTGTTGTACCTTCATGAGCAATGTGATCCGAAAATTATTCATAGAGACGTGAAGGCCGCAAATATATTACTCGATGAGTCTTGTGAAGCCGTTGTTGGTGATTTTGGGCTAGCGAAACTTTTAAACCACCAAGATTCTCATGTAACGACTGCAGTTAGAGGCACTGTGGGCCATATAGCACCAGAGTATCTCTCGACGGGCCAGTCATCTGAAAAGACCGATGTTTTTGGTTTCGGAATCCTGCTCCTTGAACTCATAACCGGACAACGGGCATTAGAATTTGGCAAGGCTGCAAACCAAAAAGGAGCTATGCTTGATTGG GTGAAAAAGATCCATCAAGAAAAGAAACTAGATGTATTAGTTGACAAACATTTAAAAAACAGTTATGACATAATGGAGTTAGAAGAGCTTGTAAAAGTGGCATTGTTGTGCACACAATATCTTCCGGGACATAGACCAAAGATGTCGGAAGTTGTACGAATGTTGGAAGGTGACGGGTCAGCCGAAAGATGGGAAGCTTCACAAGGTATCGAGTCTGCCGGAAAATTTAGAACACCCGAGCTTTCATCATCGGAAAGATATTCCGATCTTACTGATGACTCATCATTACTTGGACAAGCTATTGAACTCTCTGGTCCAAGATGA